The stretch of DNA CGGCGAACTTGTCCAGAAAAAGCAGTGAAAATATTTTAATTTCTGCTGGCTTACAGGCGGAACTTTTGCTGAAAAATTTTGTTACATCAGGATTGGCGCGGGTTACATAGGGTTTTACTGTTATAATTCCCGCGAATTTTCACCTTGGCTTACGGCGTGCAAGTGCAATGCAAATTTCTGATTTTGACTACCATTTACCCGAGCATCTGATTGCGCAGTTTCCACCTGTCACACGCGGCACTAGCCGCTTGCTGCACGTGGATGGTGCAAATCTTGCAGATCGCGTTTTTACCGAATTGCCCACATTTTTGCAAGCGGGTGATGTGTTGGTATTTAACGATACCAAAGTCATCAAAGCGCGATTGTTTGGTGAAAAAGCCAGTGGCGGCAAAATCGAGGCGCTGATCGAGCGTGTGCTAGACCAGCATCAGGCGCTTGCGCACATCAAGGCTTCCAAAGCGCCCAAGCCCGGCACGATTTTGCACTTTCAGGGCGGCTTTACCGCCGAAATGACCGAGCGCCAAGGTGATCTATTCAAACTGGATTTTTCCGACGCTCACGCTGATCTGACAGTATTGGATATTCTGGAGCAATCAGGTTTACTCCCGCTTCCGCCGTACATTACTCATGTACCTGACGAGGAAGATGCCAAGCGTTATCAAACCGTGTACGCCCGCGATCCCGGTGCCGTAGCGGCACCAACTGCTGGGCTGCACTTTACCGATGAGTTACTCGAACAATTACGCGCGATGGGGGTTAAAACGCAGTTTTTAACGTTGCATGTCGGCGCGGGTACATTTATGCCGGTGCGTGTAGATAATATTGCCGAGCACGTAATGCATCACGAGCGGTATAAAATCCCTGCTGATACGCAAGCCGCAATTCGCGATGCTAAGGCCGCAGGTAAACGCGTGATTGCGGTGGGTACTACCTCGTTGCGCGCGCTGGAGGCCTCATCACAGCAAGGTTTGTTGGCAGAGCCTGAGGGTGATACCAATATTTTCATCAAGCCAGGTTATCAATTTCAAGTCGTTGATCGCTTGATTACGAATTTTCACCTGCCAAAATCCACCTTGCTAATGTTAGTTGCAGCCTTTGCTGGGCACGATACGATGCGCGCCGCGTACGAACATGCAGTTGCGCAGCAATATCGTTTTTTTAGCTATGGCGACTCGATGTTGCTAGAACCGCAGCGCT from Chitinibacter fontanus encodes:
- the queA gene encoding tRNA preQ1(34) S-adenosylmethionine ribosyltransferase-isomerase QueA, with protein sequence MQISDFDYHLPEHLIAQFPPVTRGTSRLLHVDGANLADRVFTELPTFLQAGDVLVFNDTKVIKARLFGEKASGGKIEALIERVLDQHQALAHIKASKAPKPGTILHFQGGFTAEMTERQGDLFKLDFSDAHADLTVLDILEQSGLLPLPPYITHVPDEEDAKRYQTVYARDPGAVAAPTAGLHFTDELLEQLRAMGVKTQFLTLHVGAGTFMPVRVDNIAEHVMHHERYKIPADTQAAIRDAKAAGKRVIAVGTTSLRALEASSQQGLLAEPEGDTNIFIKPGYQFQVVDRLITNFHLPKSTLLMLVAAFAGHDTMRAAYEHAVAQQYRFFSYGDSMLLEPQR